The following DNA comes from Luteolibacter flavescens.
ACGCGAAGATCGCGGGAGTGACGGCAGTGCTGATGCTGCTGTGCGACCTGATGTGGAAGTTTTCCCAGAGCGGCCTGCCCCAGATGCTGCTGATGATGCTCTTCAGCTGCGCCCTCTACTTCACCTACCGCGCGGTGGAGGCCACGGAGGAGGGCAAGACGCCCTTCGGCCACGCACTGGCCGCCTCGTTCTTCCTGGTGCTGATGGTGCTGTCGCATTGGATCACAGCGTGGATCTTCCTCGGCTTCCTGGTCTTCGCGGCCATCGCCTTCCGCCCTCGCGGCTTGGTGGCGCTCTCCGGCCTCGCGATGCTGGCCATAGCGCTGGCGTGGCCGCTTATGCGGGCGAGCGATTTCTCCGGGCAGCCCTTTGGCACCGCCCTCTACGTGCTCTACAATGGCCTCGGCAACGGAACCGAGGCGTCCATCATGCGGAATCACGACCTGCAGAGCGCGTCGCTTTCGCTGGACGGCCTGATGATGCGGATCCTGGGCACCACTCTGGTCCAGATCTCGGAGCTGCTGCCTTTCCTCGGCGGCATCCTCGCAGCCCCATTGTTCTTCGTCGCGCTGCTGCATCCCTTCAAGCGGACGTCGATCGCGAGCTTCCGCTGGGCCATCGTCCTGATGTGGCTTTTCGCGGCGCTGGGCATGGCGGTCTTCGGCATCAATCGCACCGTCCTGCTGCATCCGAACCAGATCCACATCCTCTTCGCTCCGGTGATGGCCGCTTACGGACTGGCGTTCATTTCCATCCTGTGGAGCCGCTTGGAAGCCGTCAATTCGGTCCCCTACCTGCGGAATGTCCACTACGTCGCGGTGATCCTCCTCTCCGCTGCCCCGATGCTCATGTCCATCCCTGACAAGGTGAAGCTGGGCATGTGGGTACGCGACCGCGGCTATCCGCACTGGCCCCCCTACCTGCCCTCCGTGCTGAACCAAGCCCTCCCGAAGCTGGTCGCCCCCAGCGAGGACGAGAAGGACAAGGTCCGCGTGGTCGTCTCCGACCAGCCCTGGGCCGTGGCATGGTATGCCGACGAGATCAGCCTCTGGCTGCCGAAGACCAAGCGCGGCTTTGAAAAGATGGAAGACCAGGCGAACGCCCTGGGCACCCCCTTCGGCGGTATCATGGTCAGCCCGAGCTCGACCACATTCGACCCGGCACCGGTGGTCCGGGACCAGTATGGCGAATTCGCCTCCATGATTTTCAATGGTCTGGCATTGGACGTGACTGCCGCCGGCGCGAATCGCGTGGGCATCTCGATCATGGACAAGGATCCGAAGCTCAGCGACATCGTGCGCCGCTACCCGCACCTCCAGCCCCTCGCGGGCACGGAGATCCTCTACTACGGCGAGCGCCGCGCGGAGACGGCCCCGAATCCCTAGTCCCGCGCCCTTGCCCGACAGATGCCCGCCCGCAAGAAAACTCCCGACGCAGGTCAAAACGGCGACAATCCGAGCTTCGAAGCCGCGCTCGCGGAGCTGGAGGAAATCGTCGCCGCGATGGAGGAAGAGCAGCTTCCGCTGGAAGAATTGGTGTCCCGCTACGAAAAGGGCTCGAAATTGCTAGCTCGATGCGAAACGGTCCTCGCCTCCGCGCGGAAGCGCCTCCAAACCATCAGCGCGCGCGCCGAAGCCGCCGAGGAGGAGACCTCCGATGCGGACGAAGATGATGAATTGACCGGCGCACCGGCCGAAAACGACGACGATGACGACATCCGCCTCTTCTGAGCCCCCCGCCCTCGGGCCGCTCCTCTCCGCCATCCGCACTCCCGAAGACGTCAAGGCTATCGCGGAGGCGGACTTGCCAAAGCTGGCCGCGGAGGTCCGTCACTCGCTCATCACCTCGCTTTCCCGCACCGGCGGCCACCTCGGGCCGAATCTGGGCGTCGTCGAGCTGACCATCGCGCTGCACCGCGTCTTCTCCACCCCGGCTGACAATTTCGTCTTCGACGTGGCCCACCAGGGCTACGTGCACAAGATGCTGACCGGCCGAGCCCCGGACATCCACACGATCCGCACCTACAAGGGCCTGAACGGCTTCCTGCTGCGCAGCGAGTCCGAGCACGACTGCTATGGCGCGGGCCACGCAGGCACCGCCCTCTCCGCCGCGCTCGGCATGGCCGCCGCCCGCGACCTGACGAAGGATGACAGCCACGTGGTCGCCGTCGCCGGGGATGCCGCCTTCACCTGCGGCCCCACCCTTGAGGCGCTGAACAACATCGCCGAGACGACGAAGAAATTCATCGTCGTGCTGAACGACAACGAGTGGTCCATCGACAAGAACGTCGGCGCGATCGCCCGCTACTTCAACGCCCTGCAGACGCACTCGACCTACGCGAGCGTGCGGAATTCCGCCGCGGAATTCGTCGAGCGCGTCGCCGGCAAGGCCGTTCGCAAGCTCGCCCACAAGGTGGAGGAAGGCGCGAAGAACCTGCTTTTCCCGAATGTCCTCTTCGAGAAATTCGGCCTGCGTTACTTCGGCCCCATCGACGGCCACGACCTGCCGCTGCTGATCCGCACCTTCGAGCACCTGAAGACGCTCAACGAGCCTGTGGTGCTGCACATCATCACGGAAAAGGGCCGCGGCTACCAGCCCGCGCTGGACAACCCGGGCAAGTTCCACGGTCTCGGTGCCTACAAGATCGAGGACGGCTCGGTGGACGTCTCCGCCACGCCGACCTGCTCGGACATCTTCGGCCGCACGGTCACGGACCTCGCGAAGGCCGACGAGAAGGTGGTGGCCATCACCGCGGCCATGCCCGGCGGCACCAAGCTGGAGATTTTCAAGAAAGAGCTGCCCCAGCGCTACTACGACGTGGGCATCGCCGAGGAACACGCCGCGCTCTTCGCCTGCGGTCTCGCGACCCGGGGCATCAAGCCCTTCCTCGCGATCTACTCGACCTTCATGCAGCGCGCCTATGACATGATCATCCATGACATGGCGCTGCAGCACCTGCCCGTGCGCCTTTGCATGGACCGCGGCGGCCTCTCCGGCGACGACGGCCCGACGCACCACGGGCTCTTCGACATCGGCTACCTCCGCCCCGTCCCGGGCATCGTCCACATGCAGCCGGCCAGCGAGCCGGAATTCGTGGCCATGCTGAAGTGGATGGCGGACTACGAGGCCGGTCCGACCGCGATCCGCTACCCGCGCGGCCCGATCAATGGCACCCCGCTGGACGCGCCGGTCGCTCCGATCGAGCTCGGCAAGGCGATCGTCGAGTCCGAGGGCACCGACGTCGCGCTGATCGGCCTGGGCACCCTCTTCGAAATGGCGAAGCAGACGAAGGCGCTGCTGGAAGCCAAGGGCCTCTCTGTCGCGCTGATCAATCCCCGCTTCATCAAGCCGCTCGACGGTGCGGTGCTCGAGCGCTTCGCCCGCCAGTGCAAGGTGGTCTGCACCTTCGAGGACCATGTCCTTCACAATGGCTTCGGCTGCGGCGTGATCGAGCTGCTGCACGACGCCGCCATCACCACGCCGGTCGAGCGCATCGGCTGGCCGGATGAATTCGTCGAGCACGGCAAGCCGGACACGCTGATGCAGCTCCACGGCCTCACCGCGGAAGCGGCGGTCGCGAAGGTGATGAAGCACTTCTGAGCGATGCTCTGGCTGCTCAAGCTGACTTCCCCGCTCGTCCTCGTGATCCGAGCAGGGAAGGTCGGCTTGGCCAAGGGGCGTCTGTCCGGCGGCATCATCCGGGAGATCCAGTCCATCGTTTCCGACGAGGGCATCGCCTCTGGCACCATTCATGCCGACGGCTCCGGCAGGTATCATTTCTCCGACAGCATCCCGGGAGAGTTACATCAGCAGTTGAGGAACGTGCTCGTTTCCTCATAAGCTGCCGATATGGCAACGATCCATTACGAGGGTCTGGATGGCTGGCAAAAATCCGCGGCGCTCTGGGGCGCGGCCG
Coding sequences within:
- a CDS encoding glycosyltransferase family 39 protein, which translates into the protein MSSLPSSQFETAVMIRRILFFLVLVSFTLLHLLPLFRGLDSPQAMEQAQIGRQFARGEGLTTKMIRPLAYYEAEQANGGAVDYTKFKDTYHAPLNPLIMGVVLKLAGADKDGAWPMGKNEQVYPLDRVIALVSTLFFLVSIGVTYLLVGRIFDAKIAGVTAVLMLLCDLMWKFSQSGLPQMLLMMLFSCALYFTYRAVEATEEGKTPFGHALAASFFLVLMVLSHWITAWIFLGFLVFAAIAFRPRGLVALSGLAMLAIALAWPLMRASDFSGQPFGTALYVLYNGLGNGTEASIMRNHDLQSASLSLDGLMMRILGTTLVQISELLPFLGGILAAPLFFVALLHPFKRTSIASFRWAIVLMWLFAALGMAVFGINRTVLLHPNQIHILFAPVMAAYGLAFISILWSRLEAVNSVPYLRNVHYVAVILLSAAPMLMSIPDKVKLGMWVRDRGYPHWPPYLPSVLNQALPKLVAPSEDEKDKVRVVVSDQPWAVAWYADEISLWLPKTKRGFEKMEDQANALGTPFGGIMVSPSSTTFDPAPVVRDQYGEFASMIFNGLALDVTAAGANRVGISIMDKDPKLSDIVRRYPHLQPLAGTEILYYGERRAETAPNP
- the xseB gene encoding exodeoxyribonuclease VII small subunit; the protein is MPARKKTPDAGQNGDNPSFEAALAELEEIVAAMEEEQLPLEELVSRYEKGSKLLARCETVLASARKRLQTISARAEAAEEETSDADEDDELTGAPAENDDDDDIRLF
- the dxs gene encoding 1-deoxy-D-xylulose-5-phosphate synthase; translation: MTTSASSEPPALGPLLSAIRTPEDVKAIAEADLPKLAAEVRHSLITSLSRTGGHLGPNLGVVELTIALHRVFSTPADNFVFDVAHQGYVHKMLTGRAPDIHTIRTYKGLNGFLLRSESEHDCYGAGHAGTALSAALGMAAARDLTKDDSHVVAVAGDAAFTCGPTLEALNNIAETTKKFIVVLNDNEWSIDKNVGAIARYFNALQTHSTYASVRNSAAEFVERVAGKAVRKLAHKVEEGAKNLLFPNVLFEKFGLRYFGPIDGHDLPLLIRTFEHLKTLNEPVVLHIITEKGRGYQPALDNPGKFHGLGAYKIEDGSVDVSATPTCSDIFGRTVTDLAKADEKVVAITAAMPGGTKLEIFKKELPQRYYDVGIAEEHAALFACGLATRGIKPFLAIYSTFMQRAYDMIIHDMALQHLPVRLCMDRGGLSGDDGPTHHGLFDIGYLRPVPGIVHMQPASEPEFVAMLKWMADYEAGPTAIRYPRGPINGTPLDAPVAPIELGKAIVESEGTDVALIGLGTLFEMAKQTKALLEAKGLSVALINPRFIKPLDGAVLERFARQCKVVCTFEDHVLHNGFGCGVIELLHDAAITTPVERIGWPDEFVEHGKPDTLMQLHGLTAEAAVAKVMKHF
- a CDS encoding DUF3634 family protein, producing MLWLLKLTSPLVLVIRAGKVGLAKGRLSGGIIREIQSIVSDEGIASGTIHADGSGRYHFSDSIPGELHQQLRNVLVSS